A genomic window from Triticum urartu cultivar G1812 chromosome 7, Tu2.1, whole genome shotgun sequence includes:
- the LOC125522126 gene encoding G-type lectin S-receptor-like serine/threonine-protein kinase At2g19130 codes for MGFIMSLVTATFIALALCFAPAPGAAATLSARRPLRGNDTLVSAQGKFELGLFSPAGSSDGRLYLGIWYKNIPVQTVVWVANRVTPLSTVVSAELRVSPDDGNLELVGPTNASASPVVVWSSNLSSSSRSNTAEIRDNGNLVLVDGGNSSNVMWQSFDHPTDTHISGAWLGENKLTGEYQALTSWRNAQDPAPGMFTDTVDPSGTNDFLFMWNRSRMYWHTGVWTGRIFAATPEATRNDLFNQTYVDTPAYRRVTNVLYDNATITRTVLDLTGQAKLYIWVSASQSWQLFWTAPTVQCDVYALCGTFGICDPRSQPPCRCPSGFAPVAGGNWSLSDWSGGCHRSIPLTCARNGSTTDGFLALPEVKLPEDSLAVAAAQSKAECKSTCQKNCSCQAYAFSARGCALWHGELRNLQQLYMDSGVSGSDLYLRLSETGLQDLHGAERKKWRRTLCLVLAIPLASVAALGATAILAWRILLARTRRLASTTNGNGCSLAVYSYGDLRAATKNFSERLGGGGFGSVYRGVLEQQKGDNRTHVLVAVKKLESLGQGDKQFRTEVSTLGCIQHVNLVRLLGFCSSGEEKMLVYEYMPRGSLNGLLFRDGACLSWHDRYYIMVGVARGLAYLHLGCHECIIHCDIKPENILLDEDMSPRIADFGMAKLVRRDFSRALTTMRGTIGYLAPEWISGQPISAKADVYSFGMVLFELISGRRNSEGYSEVEAAESGNSDLWTFFPVWAAGKIVEGEVDVVADPRLHGQVSPEELERACRVACWCIQDEEASRPTMAQVVQVLEGMVHVHAPPVPRVLQHIVT; via the coding sequence ATGGGCTTCATCATGTCACTGGTCACTGCCACTTTCATAGCCCTTGCCTTGTGCTTCGCCCCTGCACCGGGCGCAGCGGCGACACTCTCGGCGCGGCGTCCGCTGCGGGGCAACGACACGCTGGTCTCGGCACAGGGCAAGTTCGAGCTCGGCCTGTTCAGCCCCGCTGGCAGCTCCGACGGCAGGCTCTACCTCGGAATCTGGTACAAGAACATCCCCGTCCAGACCGTCGTGTGGGTCGCCAACCGCGTGACTCCCTTGTCTACCGTCGTCTCTGCCGAGCTCCGTGTGTCCCCTGATGACGGCAACCTCGAGCTCGTTGGTCCCACCAACGCCTCCGCCTCGCCGGTGGTCGTGTGGTCTTCGAACCTGTCGTCGTCGTCGCGCTCTAACACAGCAGAAATCCGCGACAACGGCAACCTGGTCCTTGTGGACGGCGGCAACTCCTCCAACGTGATGTGGCAGAGCTTCGACCACCCCACGGACACGCACATCTCGGGGGCATGGCTCGGTGAGAACAAGCTCACCGGCGAGTACCAGGCGCTGACATCGTGGCGGAACGCCCAAGACCCCGCGCCGGGGATGTTCACCGACACGGTGGACCCCAGTGGCACCAACGATTTCCTCTTCATGTGGAACCGGTCCCGTATGTACTGGCACACCGGCGTCTGGACCGGCCGCATCTTTGCGGCCACACCGGAGGCGACGAGAAACGACCTCTTCAACCAGACGTATGTCGATACGCCGGCATATCGGCGCGTCACCAACGTACTCTACGACAACGCGACCATCACACGCACGGTGCTCGATCTCACCGGCCAAGCAAAGCTGTACATCTGGGTGTCCGCGAGCCAGAGTTGGCAACTCTTCTGGACGGCACCCACCGTGCAGTGCGACGTGTACGCGCTTTGTGGCACGTTCGGCATCTGCGACCCGAGGAGCCAGCCGCCATGCCGGTGCCCCTCCGGGTTTGCTCCGGTGGCTGGGGGGAACTGGTCTCTCAGCGACTGGAGTGGTGGCTGCCACCGGAGCATACCGCTCACGTGTGCGCGCAACGGTTCGACGACAGACGGGTTCCTAGCGCTGCCGGAAGTGAAGCTCCCCGAAGACTCGCTCGCAGTGGCTGCCGCCCAGAGCAAAGCAGAGTGCAAGTCCACTTGCCAAAAGAACTGCTCTTGCCAGGCCTACGCCTTCTCGGCCAGGGGGTGTGCCCTCTGGCACGGGGAGCTCCGCAATCTTCAGCAACTCTACATGGACTCCGGCGTCTCTGGGTCAGACCTCTATCTCCGGCTTTCAGAAACAGGATTGCAAGATCTGCATGGCGCAGAGAGGAAGAAATGGAGGAGAACATTATGTCTTGTTCTTGCCATCCCATTGGCCAGTGTTGCAGCATTGGGCGCGACGGCCATACTAGCCTGGAGGATTCTTCTTGCTCGTACGAGGAGACTCGCTAGTACGACAAACGGGAATGGTTGCTCATTGGCCGTGTATAGTTACGGTGACCTTCGTGCTGCCACGAAGAACTTCTCAGAGCGACTGGGTGGCGGCGGCTTCGGCTCGGTGTACCGCGGTGTCCTGGAGCAGCAAAAGGGAGACAACAGGACCCATGTCCTGGTGGCGGTCAAGAAGCTGGAAAGCCTTGGACAAGGCGACAAGCAGTTTCGGACGGAGGTGAGCACGCTGGGCTGCATCCAGCACGTGAACCTCGTCCGGCTCCTCGGCTTTTGCTCGTCCGGGGAGGAGAAGATGCTCGTCTACGAGTACATGCCAAGAGGCTCCCTCAACGGCCTCCTCTTTCGCGATGGTGCGTGCCTGAGCTGGCATGATCGGTACTACATCATGGTCGGCGTGGCGAGAGGGCTGGCCTACCTGCACCTTGGCTGCCATGAGTGCATCATACACTGTGACATCAAGCCCGAGAACATCCTGCTGGATGAGGATATGTCCCCGAGAATCGCCGATTTTGGGATGGCAAAGCTGGTTAGGAGGGACTTCAGTCGCGCGTTGACCACGATGCGGGGCACCATCGGGTACCTGGCGCCAGAATGGATCTCCGGGCAGCCTATCAGTGCCAAGGCGGATGTCTACAGTTTCGGGATGGTGCTCTTCGAGCTCATATCTGGACGACGAAACTCTGAGGGGTACAGTGAGGTGGAGGCGGCAGAGAGCGGGAATAGTGATTTGTGGACCTTCTTCCCGGTGTGGGCAGCCGGAAAGATTGTTGAAGGGGAGGTGGACGTCGTGGCTGACCCGCGGCTGCATGGCCAGGTGAGTCCTGAGGAGCTAGAGCGGGCGTGCAGGGTGGCGTGCTGGTGCATCCAGGACGAGGAGGCGTCGCGGCCGACCATGGCGCAGGTCGTGCAGGTGTTGGAGGGCATGGTCCATGTCCACGCGCCACCGGTGCCGCGAGTGCTACAGCACATCGTCACATGA